The proteins below are encoded in one region of Aequorivita iocasae:
- the dnaA gene encoding chromosomal replication initiator protein DnaA — translation MSKTAESVWNNCLAFIEDNITSQAYKTWFEPIKAVKLTDNALSIQVPSKFFYEWLEEHYVKILKVALTKELGATAKLVYIIKMENTYGNKQPFTEKIPSANRSNLQSQEVDVPLKNKSPELKNPFVIPGIRNVKIESQLNPNYNFESFLEGESNRLARSAGLAVANKPGGTSFNPLLIFGGVGLGKTHLGHAIGVDIKDKYPEKTVLYISAEKFTQQYIESVKKNNRNDFIHFYQIIDVLIVDDIQLLSGKAGTQDVFFHIFNHLHQNGKQVILTSDKAPVDMIDIEQRLLSRFKWGLSAELNHPDYDTRVAIIKNKLYRDGVEMPEDIVEFLANNIKTNIRELEGAIISLIAHSSFNKKEITIDLARKIVDNYVKHTKREVSIDYIQKVVSDYFQMDVDTLQSKTRKRHIVQARQLAMFFAKKFTKASLASIGSQIGQRDHATVLHACKTVDNLSTTDKQFRKYVEDLNKKLTL, via the coding sequence CAGTAAAGCTTACAGATAATGCGCTTAGCATTCAAGTTCCGAGCAAGTTTTTTTATGAATGGCTTGAGGAACACTATGTTAAAATTTTGAAAGTTGCTCTTACAAAAGAACTGGGCGCTACTGCAAAATTGGTTTACATCATCAAGATGGAAAACACTTACGGCAACAAACAGCCCTTTACTGAAAAAATCCCTAGTGCCAACAGAAGCAACCTTCAATCTCAAGAGGTTGATGTACCGTTGAAAAATAAAAGCCCGGAGCTTAAAAATCCTTTTGTTATTCCAGGCATTCGCAATGTAAAAATTGAGTCGCAACTAAACCCAAATTATAATTTTGAAAGTTTTCTTGAAGGTGAATCAAACCGCTTGGCGCGTTCGGCTGGTTTAGCTGTGGCCAACAAACCCGGTGGAACTTCCTTTAACCCCTTGCTTATTTTTGGCGGGGTTGGTTTGGGAAAAACCCACTTGGGCCATGCAATTGGTGTTGATATAAAGGATAAATATCCAGAAAAAACCGTGCTGTATATTTCTGCGGAAAAGTTTACGCAACAATATATTGAATCAGTAAAAAAGAATAATCGCAACGATTTTATTCACTTCTATCAAATTATAGATGTATTGATTGTTGATGACATTCAACTACTTTCCGGAAAGGCTGGAACACAGGATGTTTTCTTCCATATTTTTAACCATTTGCACCAAAACGGAAAACAGGTTATTTTGACCAGTGATAAAGCACCTGTTGATATGATTGACATTGAACAGCGTTTGCTTTCACGTTTCAAATGGGGACTTTCGGCTGAGTTGAACCATCCAGATTACGATACCCGAGTTGCGATCATAAAAAACAAACTGTACCGAGATGGTGTTGAAATGCCTGAGGATATAGTGGAATTTTTGGCAAACAATATCAAAACAAACATTCGTGAATTGGAAGGTGCTATTATTTCGTTGATCGCCCATTCCTCTTTCAATAAAAAAGAGATAACAATTGATCTTGCCCGCAAGATTGTTGACAATTATGTAAAGCATACCAAACGTGAAGTTTCCATTGACTACATCCAAAAAGTGGTGAGTGATTATTTCCAAATGGATGTAGATACCCTTCAGTCAAAAACTCGAAAGCGCCATATTGTGCAAGCGAGACAATTGGCTATGTTTTTTGCGAAAAAATTCACTAAGGCATCGCTTGCTTCCATAGGTTCGCAAATTGGGCAGCGTGACCATGCTACTGTGCTTCACGCTTGCAAAACGGTTGATAATCTTTCAACGACCGATAAGCAATTTCGCAAGTATGTGGAAGACCTTAACAAAAAGTTGACGCTTTAG
- a CDS encoding peptidoglycan-binding protein LysM: MKKRIYLIAVLLVVTVIVGTGFISKDSYDFSMFSTEGLELNYNVPTEAELIPIVAPVTPKFYLFLGKSYVGFKEALGFKESRGNYNIVNDYGYMGKYQFSHATLRMIGFKNTDNFLYDTRQQEAAFLAYTSLNKWVLRNDIKRYAGKTIGGVKITESGILAAAHLAGAGNVKKFLRSAGENRFEDANGASIRYYLRKFSGYDTSHIVPNKKPRVI, translated from the coding sequence ATGAAAAAAAGAATATATCTAATTGCAGTATTACTTGTTGTTACCGTAATAGTAGGGACAGGTTTCATTTCAAAAGATAGCTACGATTTTTCCATGTTTAGCACGGAAGGATTAGAGTTAAATTATAACGTTCCCACAGAAGCTGAGCTTATTCCAATAGTAGCTCCTGTGACCCCAAAATTTTATTTGTTTTTGGGAAAATCCTATGTAGGATTTAAAGAAGCCCTTGGATTTAAAGAATCAAGAGGAAATTACAACATCGTCAACGATTATGGTTACATGGGAAAATATCAATTTTCTCACGCAACCCTAAGAATGATTGGTTTTAAGAATACAGATAACTTTTTGTATGATACGCGCCAGCAAGAAGCCGCATTTTTAGCATATACCTCTCTAAATAAGTGGGTGCTGCGCAATGATATAAAACGTTATGCAGGAAAAACCATTGGGGGGGTGAAAATAACGGAATCAGGGATTTTGGCAGCCGCGCACTTAGCCGGGGCAGGCAATGTAAAGAAGTTCCTTAGAAGTGCTGGTGAAAATCGTTTTGAAGATGCCAATGGTGCTTCTATTCGGTATTACTTACGTAAATTTTCAGGGTACGACACTTCGCACATAGTACCAAATAAAAAACCTAGGGTAATCTAA
- the bshB1 gene encoding bacillithiol biosynthesis deacetylase BshB1 produces the protein MKIDILAIGAHPDDVELGCSATLAKEIANGKKVGILDLTRGELGTRGTAEIRDEEAANAAEILGVKFRHNLEFSDGFLVNNAASQLEIIKIIRKYQPEIVLCNAIDDRHIDHAKASKMASDACFLSGLQKIESIYEGNHQKAWRPKYVYHYIQWKNIEPDFVVDVTGYLEKKLEAVFAYKSQFHQKEAAEPETPISSTNFRDSITYRAQDLGRLIGVDYGEGFTTERYPAVDSIFDLI, from the coding sequence ATGAAAATTGATATACTTGCCATAGGTGCGCACCCAGATGATGTGGAATTGGGCTGTTCGGCAACATTGGCCAAAGAAATTGCCAACGGAAAGAAAGTTGGTATTTTAGACCTTACACGCGGCGAACTTGGAACGCGCGGAACTGCTGAAATACGTGATGAAGAAGCTGCAAATGCCGCTGAAATTTTAGGCGTAAAGTTTCGGCATAATCTTGAATTCTCCGACGGATTTTTGGTAAATAATGCTGCATCACAGTTGGAAATCATTAAAATAATTAGAAAATACCAACCAGAAATCGTTCTTTGCAATGCTATTGATGATAGGCACATAGACCACGCTAAAGCGAGTAAAATGGCCAGTGATGCTTGTTTTTTAAGCGGGTTGCAAAAAATTGAAAGTATTTACGAAGGAAATCACCAAAAAGCATGGAGGCCAAAATATGTTTATCATTACATCCAGTGGAAAAACATTGAACCCGATTTTGTAGTAGATGTAACGGGATATTTGGAGAAAAAGCTGGAAGCTGTTTTTGCATACAAGAGCCAGTTTCACCAAAAGGAAGCAGCTGAGCCGGAAACACCTATCTCTTCCACTAACTTCCGCGATAGTATTACCTATAGAGCACAAGATTTAGGCAGGTTGATAGGCGTTGATTATGGTGAAGGTTTTACAACGGAACGTTATCCTGCTGTAGATTCAATTTTCGATTTAATTTAA
- a CDS encoding SAM-dependent methyltransferase has product MTTKKGNLYLIPCPMGDVPPLAVLPVSVKEVIEEIDYYIVEHEKNMRRFIKSIVPEKQQSVLKIQEINKFTKSEEIPSMLNPCLEGYHVGVVSDAGCPGIADPGAHAVHYAHEMGIKVVPLVGPSSILMAMMASGFNGQNFAFNGYLPIDKNKRKSELKRLEKISKDFGQSQLFIETPYRNNQMLQSVIENLNPQTRVCVACDITLPSEYIKTAPVNLWKKKKVDLHKRPTLFIIQG; this is encoded by the coding sequence ATGACCACTAAAAAAGGAAATTTATATTTAATTCCCTGCCCAATGGGAGATGTTCCCCCATTGGCCGTGCTTCCGGTTTCCGTAAAAGAAGTGATCGAAGAGATTGATTATTATATTGTGGAACACGAAAAAAACATGAGACGTTTTATAAAAAGCATCGTTCCCGAAAAGCAGCAATCTGTTTTAAAAATTCAGGAAATAAACAAATTCACGAAATCTGAAGAAATACCCTCCATGCTCAATCCATGTTTGGAAGGGTATCACGTTGGGGTAGTAAGTGATGCGGGTTGTCCCGGAATTGCAGACCCAGGAGCCCACGCAGTTCATTATGCGCATGAGATGGGAATAAAAGTAGTTCCGCTTGTGGGGCCTTCTTCAATATTAATGGCTATGATGGCAAGTGGGTTTAACGGACAGAATTTCGCCTTTAATGGCTATTTGCCCATTGATAAAAATAAAAGGAAATCGGAACTTAAACGTTTGGAAAAGATTTCAAAAGATTTTGGCCAATCGCAATTATTTATTGAAACCCCCTACCGCAATAACCAAATGCTACAGAGTGTGATCGAAAATTTGAATCCTCAAACAAGAGTTTGTGTAGCTTGTGACATTACCTTGCCTTCAGAATATATTAAAACGGCTCCCGTGAATTTATGGAAAAAAAAAAAGGTGGATCTTCATAAAAGACCCACCTTATTCATTATTCAAGGATAA
- a CDS encoding PQQ-dependent sugar dehydrogenase, translating to MKKLLLFSLILSSSFFSFAQNVEIEFFKGNFSDPLSLQHANDDRLFVVEQGGRIKIIQPNGTVNSTPFLDISGQISNGGEQGLLGLAFHPDYVNNGYFYVNYTLANGNTQVSRFSVDPNNADIANPNSEIRIIGYTQPFSNHNGGCIAFGPDGYLYIASGDGGSGGDPGNRAQNTLLLLGKLLRLDVDNPSGNNNYGIPPDNPFVGNPDGLDEIWAYGLRNPWRFSFDFTENNIWIGDVGQGEVEEINREPATEGGINYGWRCYEGSMPYNTTDCPPANELTFPIAEYSSGSGSGNCSVTGGHVYRGSVYTDIAGLYFFADYCSGLIGTVDAAGNMVEYGNFSGNWVSFGEDVNKELYIVDIGGDIYKIKGGEIASIEDFSLKNVLSVLPNPASKDVIFSLKNDMLQTIQLFDVRGSLVYSEENISSSEKTISIENLNTGIYFAKVISDKGQSAVKKLIVQ from the coding sequence ATGAAAAAATTACTCCTCTTTTCACTCATTCTCTCTAGTTCTTTTTTTTCATTTGCACAAAATGTGGAAATAGAATTTTTTAAGGGAAATTTTTCAGATCCGCTAAGCCTGCAACACGCAAATGATGACAGGCTTTTTGTTGTAGAACAGGGCGGAAGAATTAAAATAATTCAACCAAATGGTACCGTAAATTCCACGCCCTTTTTAGATATTTCTGGACAAATTTCCAATGGTGGTGAGCAAGGATTACTTGGGCTTGCCTTTCATCCGGATTACGTTAATAACGGTTATTTTTATGTTAATTACACATTAGCAAATGGGAATACCCAGGTTTCACGATTTTCTGTAGATCCAAATAACGCAGATATAGCCAATCCCAATTCTGAAATTCGTATAATTGGATATACTCAGCCTTTTTCAAACCATAATGGGGGGTGCATTGCCTTTGGCCCGGATGGTTATTTATATATTGCCTCTGGAGATGGGGGCAGTGGTGGCGACCCCGGTAATCGCGCACAAAATACACTTTTACTATTGGGAAAATTGCTTCGATTGGATGTTGACAATCCAAGTGGCAATAATAATTATGGAATTCCTCCCGACAACCCATTTGTTGGCAACCCCGATGGATTGGATGAAATTTGGGCTTACGGTTTACGCAACCCATGGCGCTTTTCTTTTGATTTTACTGAAAATAATATTTGGATAGGTGATGTAGGCCAAGGTGAGGTTGAAGAGATAAATCGTGAACCAGCTACTGAAGGTGGAATAAATTACGGTTGGAGGTGCTATGAGGGGTCAATGCCTTATAATACCACAGATTGCCCTCCGGCTAATGAACTTACGTTTCCCATTGCTGAATATTCTTCGGGTTCGGGTTCCGGAAATTGCTCCGTTACCGGAGGACATGTTTATCGAGGTTCAGTTTATACAGATATTGCCGGACTTTACTTTTTTGCTGATTACTGCAGCGGTTTAATAGGGACTGTTGATGCTGCTGGCAATATGGTGGAATATGGAAACTTTTCCGGAAACTGGGTTTCTTTTGGGGAAGATGTAAACAAAGAGTTGTACATTGTGGATATTGGCGGTGATATTTACAAAATCAAGGGTGGTGAAATTGCCAGTATCGAAGATTTCTCCTTAAAAAACGTACTAAGCGTACTGCCAAATCCCGCTTCAAAAGATGTTATTTTCAGCTTAAAGAATGATATGCTTCAAACAATCCAGCTTTTTGATGTAAGAGGCAGCTTGGTCTATTCCGAGGAAAATATTTCCAGCAGTGAAAAAACAATTTCCATTGAAAATTTAAACACCGGAATTTATTTTGCGAAAGTCATTTCCGACAAAGGACAATCTGCCGTAAAAAAACTCATTGTCCAATAA
- a CDS encoding low molecular weight protein-tyrosine-phosphatase, whose protein sequence is MQTKILMVCLGNICRSPLAEGILKSKIDSSKVFVDSAGTGHWHVGDEPDQRSIAVGKKYNIDITHQRGRQFSTKDFEDFDLIYVMDNSNKENVLALAQNDSHREKVKLILDEIFPGENVDVPDPYFGGNAGFENVFQMLDKACDEIAKRL, encoded by the coding sequence ATGCAAACTAAAATCTTAATGGTGTGCCTCGGCAATATTTGTCGTTCTCCTTTGGCAGAAGGTATTTTAAAATCTAAAATTGATTCCTCAAAAGTATTTGTTGATTCTGCAGGGACGGGACACTGGCATGTGGGCGATGAACCTGACCAACGAAGCATTGCCGTTGGAAAAAAATATAATATAGATATTACCCATCAGCGCGGAAGACAATTTAGTACGAAGGATTTTGAGGATTTCGATTTGATTTATGTTATGGACAACAGCAACAAAGAAAATGTATTGGCTCTGGCCCAAAACGATTCACATAGAGAAAAAGTAAAATTGATTCTCGATGAAATCTTTCCTGGGGAAAATGTAGATGTGCCCGACCCCTACTTTGGTGGAAATGCAGGTTTTGAAAATGTTTTTCAAATGCTGGATAAAGCCTGTGATGAAATAGCAAAGCGGCTTTAA